Within Fibrobacter sp., the genomic segment AGAAGATGATCCAGTCCGTTGAGACAGTTTCAAATACATTCGTTGATGGCGTTGATCGTGACATGATCGCACTCGTATGTACTCCGGCATTCTTCGGAAAGCTCAGAACATACCTCGATACAATCACAGACGCTGCAGGCGAAGGCATCTCCGCTTACCACGGCGTTAAGGTTTACTCTTCTGTATACCTTCCGGCAGGCGTAACAACATGTATCGCACTTGCTGAGGGCGCTGTAGCACAGCCTGTTCTTATGAACAAGATCTCTGGTGCTCAGATCCCGCTTTCCAACGCAGTGGCTACTGAGATCTTCTACAGCTACGGCACAAAGGCAGTCGCTGACGACCTTATCTTCTGGGCTTAATTATGGCAGTATTTACGACCGTTGAAGGCGTAAAATACATCACAAATAGTGAGGCCGTTATTGCTGCTTTCCGCAAGCGTAGCGACCTCACAGAGGTGGTAGAAGAAGCGCCGAAGAAAAGAACCGCTAAAAAGAAAACAGAAGAATAAAACAAGGAGGCTGACATGCTTTACCAGGTAATGAAGCACATTCGGAATTTCTTCCCGGTTCCGGGTGGAATGATGAGTGGGGAATTCAAGATCGAGGAAGGCGTGATCAGCCTTCCGTCATGTTTAGATGGCCAGTTCTATCTAATCGAAGGTTCCGTATTGAACGACGGAGTACATCAGCACCCGGCAACGGACCTGATTGACGAAACATTTCGTGGCCAGGTCACACTTCTGGCTATTCCGCGTGCGTTTATTGACCTTGTGGAAGAGATCGAAAAGTGGGACGAGAAGAACGGTGCAGCAGGCGCGTTTCAGAGCGAGAGCTTTGGCGACTATAGCTACACAAGAGCCACAAACGAAAAAGGAGCCCCGGTAACATGGTCGGATGCCTTTAAAAGCAAGCTGAACGTATGGAGGAAAATCTGATGAGTTTACTCGATGAGTTTTGCACCGACTTTTGTGTTATGGAGAAAGAAAGAACGCCGGATGGAGAAGGCGGTTTCGCTACCTCCTGGTTCGATGGCGCGACCTTCCAGGGCGCTTTAATGCACGACACAACTATATTAGCTCAGCAGGCAGAACAGGAGAACACGGCATCGACGTTTTCTCTGTATGTGCCAAGGGACCTGGCCCTTCTTCCGTATGATTACATCAAACGCAAATCAGACGGTCAGGTTTTCCGCATTACTTCTGCGGCGAGCGATGATTATACACCAGCATCTTCCACGCTTAATAAGGCAAAGGTACAGATGCAGAAAGCGAGCCTGCCAACATGACAAAGACAGCCGCATTACAGGCGTTTTTCAGCGGTTTTGGCATCCCTGCTTACCCGGCAAACGCAGTCCCGAAGGATACGATTTATCCCTGGATTACCTACGAGGTAATCACGACTGACTTTTTAGGCGGCCCTGTTAGCTCAACAGTGAACCTTTGGTACCACACCGAAAGCGAAGCGGAGCCAAACAGAAAAGCGGATCAGATCGGGAAAGTACTTGGGCTGGGAGGCGTTACGATTCCATGCGACGATGGCCTGATCTGGATAAAGAAGGGCTCTCCGTGGTGTCAGTCGGTAACAGATCCGGATGATATTGGACTGAAACGACGCTACTTGAATGTAACACTTGAATACTTAACAAACTGAGGTAAGAAAAATGAAATACACACAGATTCCGGCAGATGCCTTTAAGAACCTTCAGCTGAACGCAGGCGTTCTTCTTGACAGCTTTACACCGTCCTCAGGTGTGATCGGAAATATTATCGGCGCCACAACTGGCGGAGTTAATTTTACAGCAACACCGACATACACAGACTTCGGTGAGGATATCGACAACTGCCCGAAAAATATGAAAGAGCTCAAGAAGCTCGACACATGGGAAGTAACCCTTTCCGGCACATTTGTATCTGTTACAACGGACCTTATAGCAAAGCTTATGGGAGCAGGCGCTGTAGACAGCTCTGATAATACAAAGGTCCTTCCTGCTGCAGATGTGGCAGATACAAACTTCGAAGATATCTGGTGGGTTGGAGATTACGGCGAAGGAGGCGGCCTCGCTATTCACGTCCTTAACGCACTTTCAACAGGTGGCTTCCAGATGCAGTCAGGAGACAAGGCAAAAGGAAACTTTGCTTTTGAGTTTACTGGCCATTACAGTATGGCAGCACAGACAAAAGTGCCGTTCGAGGTATATGTAATCGACAAATAAAATGAGAGAGGTGCAGTATGAAGTTATCTGAATACAAAGGCGAAGACGCACTTGATTTGCTGGCAGATATCCTGGAACCAGCGTCCGAGATTATGACGGACAAGGTTTTAGTGGATATGGTTAGAAACGGAAAGAACCCGATCAACGCGGTTCAGAGGGCTATTAAAAACCATAAAAAATCTGTCCTTCAGATCATGGCCACGATGGAGGGAGTTCCGGTGGAAGAATACGAGTGTTCATTCTTCTCGCTTCCGATCAAGCTCCTGGAGCTGGCAAACGATAAGGAGTTAATCAAGTTTTTTTCTATGCAGGGTCAGACGGAGCCAAGCGTAACTTCTGGCTCTGCTATGGAGATTACAGAGGCACTCGAAAAATAAAACCATTCTTGCGGTATGTCTTAGCACGTTATGAGGATGAACAGCGTGAGATGGCATACCGCTTTTATATTGCTGACTGTCTTTTCTATTCAGCGGAAAACAAGCGGCCGACAATGCGACTGAATGAAATCATAAACGGAAGCAAGCCGCACGACACGCGAAGTGGGGACGATATAGTCCTGGACATTATCAGCAAATTAGGACTTAAAGGAAAAGACGATGGACGTATTTGATTTAGTAGCAAAGCTCACGCTTGATAAATCAGGATATGAAAACGATCTAAAAGAAGCGGCGAATGAATCTTCTTCATTTGGAAGTAAACTTGGCAGCGCTTTTAAGACAGGCGCAGCTGCGGTTG encodes:
- a CDS encoding head-tail adaptor protein translates to MSLLDEFCTDFCVMEKERTPDGEGGFATSWFDGATFQGALMHDTTILAQQAEQENTASTFSLYVPRDLALLPYDYIKRKSDGQVFRITSAASDDYTPASSTLNKAKVQMQKASLPT